In Streptomyces sp. NBC_00306, a single genomic region encodes these proteins:
- a CDS encoding DUF742 domain-containing protein produces the protein MSEATDADIPGSEWYDADAGPLVRPYAMTGGRTQPGPTHVRFDLIALVDIAADAPDEAEESLLGPEHRSLLGLCRTETQSVAELAADADLPVGVVRVLLGDLLEAGYVRVSRPVPPAQLPDERILREVIDGLRAL, from the coding sequence ATGAGTGAGGCGACAGACGCCGACATCCCCGGCAGCGAGTGGTACGACGCCGATGCCGGCCCTCTCGTTCGCCCGTACGCGATGACGGGCGGGCGCACCCAACCGGGCCCCACTCACGTGCGGTTCGACCTCATCGCGCTCGTCGACATCGCAGCGGACGCGCCCGACGAGGCGGAGGAATCACTCCTCGGCCCCGAACACCGCTCGCTGCTCGGCCTGTGCCGCACCGAGACCCAGTCCGTGGCGGAACTGGCCGCCGATGCCGATCTGCCGGTGGGCGTCGTCCGTGTGCTGCTCGGCGATCTCCTCGAAGCCGGCTACGTCCGGGTCAGCCGCCCGGTGCCTCCCGCCCAACTGCCCGACGAGCGCATTCTGAGAGAGGTGATCGATGGGCTCAGGGCCCTGTGA
- a CDS encoding GTP-binding protein produces MVSESSSAPEGDNTALALKILVAGGFGAGKTTLVGAVSEIRPLRTEELLSQAGTGVDDTGGVDQKSTTTVAMDFGRITIRSGLSLYLFGTPGQDRFWFLWDELSQGALGAVVLADTRRLGDCFPAVDYFEHRRIPFVVAVNCFAGARTYGAHEVSCALDLERGTPVVLCDARDRDSGKEVLVRLVEYAGRMHTARLLDSVG; encoded by the coding sequence ATGGTCTCCGAAAGCTCTTCCGCCCCCGAAGGGGACAACACGGCCCTGGCATTGAAAATCCTGGTTGCGGGCGGCTTCGGCGCCGGAAAGACCACACTCGTCGGCGCGGTGAGTGAAATCAGACCCCTGCGCACGGAGGAACTGCTCAGCCAGGCAGGCACCGGCGTCGACGACACCGGCGGCGTCGACCAGAAGTCCACCACGACGGTCGCGATGGATTTCGGGCGTATCACTATTCGTTCCGGTCTGTCCCTCTACCTTTTCGGTACCCCGGGGCAGGATCGCTTCTGGTTCTTGTGGGACGAACTGTCGCAAGGCGCCCTCGGGGCGGTGGTTCTCGCCGACACGCGGCGACTCGGCGACTGTTTCCCCGCCGTCGACTACTTCGAGCACCGGCGGATCCCCTTCGTGGTCGCGGTCAACTGTTTTGCCGGGGCGCGAACATATGGAGCTCACGAGGTTTCTTGCGCCCTCGATCTGGAACGTGGAACACCGGTTGTCCTGTGCGACGCGCGTGACCGCGACTCCGGGAAGGAGGTGCTGGTGCGGCTCGTCGAATATGCCGGACGGATGCACACGGCACGTCTGCTCGATTCCGTCGGCTAG
- a CDS encoding roadblock/LC7 domain-containing protein: MSLDKGLDWLLDDLTKRIEHIRHALVLSNDGLVTGASTGLAREDAEHLAAVSSGLHSLARGSGRHFRAGKARQTMVEFDEALLFVTAAGEGSCLCVLSDAEADVGQIAYEMTLMVNRVGEHLGVEARQSGVNGI, encoded by the coding sequence ATGTCGTTGGACAAGGGACTTGACTGGCTGCTCGACGACCTCACGAAGAGGATCGAGCACATACGGCACGCGCTCGTGCTGTCCAACGACGGGTTGGTGACAGGCGCCAGCACCGGCCTGGCGCGGGAGGACGCCGAGCACCTCGCCGCGGTGTCCTCGGGTCTGCACTCCTTGGCCCGGGGCTCAGGACGGCACTTCAGGGCGGGCAAGGCCCGTCAGACCATGGTGGAGTTCGACGAGGCGCTGCTCTTCGTCACCGCGGCGGGCGAGGGAAGCTGTCTGTGCGTGCTCAGCGACGCCGAGGCGGATGTCGGCCAGATCGCCTACGAGATGACGCTGATGGTCAACCGGGTCGGCGAACACCTCGGTGTCGAGGCCAGGCAGTCCGGTGTGAACGGCATCTGA
- a CDS encoding DUF6397 family protein translates to MTMQDTTRQEAATRTLAQGRAAGELELKRTEFDLAVQLGHIRVTAGASGGPPRVAQEEIARLRAAEGFPDALREHVRTVGTVEGAELLSISPARFTRLARTGHVTPIRFYLNRYRAVVWLYLCEELVGFARAHPALLTGRTPPALRSLLEEGEDRRARNWRGRRLGMLLRATGDPWERAAAIASVLDAVTVAEVVTDPYERSRLRVLRPELVPARPESPAAHAVVERLLLADHPDEILWHRVNLSQALREARESCPAPRPSARTGQVAQAPQAVPRGGHSLRKRRGPYGRGLLRRLRLRRAGAVG, encoded by the coding sequence ATGACCATGCAGGACACGACCAGGCAGGAAGCGGCGACGCGCACTCTGGCTCAGGGCCGCGCCGCCGGTGAACTGGAGTTGAAGCGGACCGAGTTCGATCTCGCCGTTCAACTGGGACACATCCGCGTCACGGCGGGGGCGAGTGGCGGGCCGCCGCGGGTCGCCCAGGAAGAGATCGCGCGGCTGCGGGCGGCCGAGGGTTTCCCGGACGCATTGCGGGAGCATGTGCGGACGGTGGGCACGGTGGAGGGTGCAGAACTCCTCTCGATCAGCCCCGCCCGCTTCACCCGCCTCGCGCGCACGGGCCACGTCACGCCGATCCGCTTCTACCTCAATCGCTACCGGGCCGTGGTGTGGCTCTATCTCTGCGAAGAACTAGTCGGTTTCGCCCGGGCGCATCCCGCCCTGCTGACCGGTAGGACACCACCGGCTCTGCGGTCGCTGCTCGAGGAGGGCGAGGACCGCAGAGCGCGGAACTGGCGCGGCAGGCGCCTCGGAATGCTGCTGAGGGCGACAGGCGATCCATGGGAGCGGGCGGCGGCGATCGCCTCCGTGCTCGACGCGGTCACGGTGGCGGAAGTCGTGACCGATCCCTACGAACGATCGCGTCTGAGGGTGCTGCGCCCCGAACTCGTCCCCGCGCGGCCGGAATCGCCGGCTGCCCATGCGGTGGTCGAGCGCCTGCTGCTGGCGGACCATCCCGACGAGATCCTGTGGCATCGGGTCAACCTGTCGCAGGCTCTGCGGGAGGCACGCGAGAGCTGCCCCGCACCGCGGCCCTCGGCAAGGACGGGGCAGGTGGCGCAGGCTCCCCAGGCCGTTCCGCGAGGCGGGCATTCGCTCCGGAAGCGCCGTGGTCCGTACGGGCGTGGCCTGCTCAGGCGGCTCCGTTTGCGTCGAGCGGGAGCCGTGGGCTGA
- a CDS encoding response regulator: MDDREDNLFAIESLLRPLGRPVVRAHSGDEALKTVMRGGIAVVVLDVVMPRMDGLEVLAYLKRLDHTRNLPVVLMTGLGRDDDLAARAYELGVSDFMFKPVDPWVVRTKVRALADLYVENQSLRAQLGALPRPGPEASAAKLPGLIGAHVPRQPGGGAPHVRR, from the coding sequence GTGGACGATCGTGAGGACAACCTCTTCGCGATCGAGAGTCTCTTACGCCCCCTGGGGCGTCCGGTGGTCCGTGCGCACAGCGGGGACGAAGCCCTGAAGACCGTGATGCGTGGCGGTATCGCGGTGGTCGTTCTCGACGTGGTGATGCCGCGTATGGACGGCCTCGAAGTTCTTGCCTACCTCAAGCGGCTGGACCACACCCGCAATCTGCCCGTGGTGCTGATGACCGGTCTCGGCCGGGACGACGATCTCGCCGCCCGTGCCTATGAACTGGGCGTCTCCGACTTCATGTTCAAGCCCGTCGACCCCTGGGTCGTCCGTACGAAGGTCAGGGCGCTGGCCGACCTGTACGTCGAGAACCAGAGCCTGCGCGCTCAGCTCGGCGCGCTGCCCCGCCCTGGTCCAGAAGCCTCGGCGGCGAAGCTGCCGGGCCTGATCGGCGCGCACGTGCCCCGCCAGCCCGGTGGTGGGGCACCGCACGTGCGTCGATGA
- a CDS encoding glycosyltransferase family 2 protein, translating to MSRPRVGVAVLTMGTRPAELRALLDSVVKQQEPAAHVVVVGNGSVLPELPEGVIGVELEENLGVAGGRNAALARLRAAGGVDILVDLDDDGLLIDADVFTRIADLYAADQRLGIVSFRIADETGFTQRRHVPRLRAGDPMQRGLVTFLGGGHGISMRMLDEVGDWPDDFFFTHEETDLAWRALDADWKILYEPALVLQHPRTSPARHANFYRLTARNRVWMARRHLPALLVPVYLGTWIALTVARTRSLPGMRAWFGGFAEGVRRPCGVRHPMRWRTVWRMTRLGRPPIV from the coding sequence GTGTCCCGACCGCGGGTAGGGGTCGCCGTACTGACCATGGGCACCCGGCCCGCCGAGCTGCGGGCCCTGCTGGATTCCGTCGTCAAGCAGCAGGAGCCTGCCGCACACGTGGTGGTGGTCGGGAACGGATCGGTTCTCCCGGAGCTGCCCGAGGGCGTGATCGGGGTGGAGCTGGAGGAGAACCTCGGCGTGGCCGGCGGACGTAATGCCGCCCTCGCCAGGCTGCGCGCGGCAGGGGGCGTGGACATCCTCGTGGACCTGGACGACGACGGTCTGCTGATCGACGCCGACGTGTTCACCAGGATCGCCGATCTGTACGCCGCCGATCAGCGGCTCGGCATCGTCAGCTTCCGGATCGCCGACGAGACCGGCTTCACCCAGCGGCGGCACGTTCCCCGGCTGCGGGCGGGAGACCCGATGCAGCGCGGGCTGGTGACGTTCCTCGGCGGTGGTCATGGAATCTCGATGCGGATGCTCGACGAGGTCGGGGACTGGCCCGACGACTTCTTCTTCACCCACGAGGAGACGGATCTGGCCTGGCGGGCGCTCGACGCGGACTGGAAGATCCTCTACGAGCCCGCCCTGGTCCTTCAGCACCCCCGGACCTCGCCGGCCCGGCATGCGAACTTCTACCGGCTGACCGCCCGCAACCGGGTGTGGATGGCCCGGCGCCATCTGCCCGCGCTGCTCGTGCCGGTCTATCTGGGGACGTGGATCGCGCTCACGGTGGCCCGCACTCGTTCGCTGCCCGGCATGCGGGCCTGGTTCGGCGGCTTCGCCGAAGGGGTGCGCAGGCCGTGTGGAGTCCGCCACCCCATGCGGTGGCGGACGGTCTGGCGCATGACCCGCCTGGGCCGCCCGCCCATCGTCTAG
- a CDS encoding winged helix-turn-helix domain-containing protein encodes MHGFTELRLGPLDQVRVSVAPHPGATLLSLVADALGGRSQGVPAHWQRIVRSAAPRAAPGVVSPLFAPDHSIIPDCLTPTACMPDGDATTQFDYLADLSPDTLLAEMETEFAQSVPRQWQPVVDRPRDWLQAYAGLLAEVWQEFLPVWKQADRLFHREAERIGSATVRGCLDSVLPGISPRFKLRGTSLHLPDQQAGTFELGDRWLVLVPIVSGMGASMFAFDRPDLVWIGYPVPGIGQLWDGGAATGQPAEISRDPLTLIAGRLRAAILRASATPMTMGELASHLRCSPANITYHCTQLQDAGLLDRERRGRHVVLRRTERGHALVELLSE; translated from the coding sequence GTGCACGGCTTCACCGAACTCCGACTCGGCCCGCTCGACCAGGTCCGGGTCTCCGTCGCTCCTCATCCGGGAGCCACTCTTCTGTCACTCGTCGCGGACGCGCTCGGGGGACGCAGCCAGGGCGTTCCGGCGCACTGGCAGCGCATCGTCCGATCCGCCGCTCCCCGGGCCGCACCAGGAGTGGTGAGCCCACTCTTCGCGCCCGATCACTCGATCATTCCCGACTGCCTGACCCCGACGGCGTGCATGCCGGACGGCGACGCGACCACGCAGTTCGACTACTTGGCGGATCTGTCGCCGGACACGCTGCTGGCCGAGATGGAGACGGAGTTCGCCCAGAGTGTGCCCCGGCAGTGGCAGCCGGTCGTGGACCGCCCCCGCGACTGGCTTCAGGCGTACGCGGGGCTTCTGGCCGAGGTGTGGCAGGAGTTCCTGCCGGTGTGGAAGCAGGCCGACCGGCTGTTCCACCGCGAGGCGGAACGTATCGGCAGCGCGACGGTACGGGGTTGCCTGGACAGCGTGCTTCCGGGGATCAGCCCGCGGTTCAAGCTGCGAGGCACCAGCCTCCATCTGCCGGACCAGCAGGCCGGGACCTTCGAGCTCGGCGACCGCTGGCTCGTCCTGGTCCCCATTGTTTCCGGCATGGGTGCCTCGATGTTCGCCTTCGACCGGCCCGACCTGGTGTGGATCGGCTATCCGGTGCCCGGGATCGGCCAGTTGTGGGACGGCGGCGCGGCGACCGGACAACCGGCCGAGATCAGCCGTGATCCGCTGACGCTGATCGCGGGGCGGCTGCGTGCCGCGATCCTCCGGGCGTCGGCGACACCGATGACCATGGGCGAGCTGGCGTCGCATCTGCGCTGCAGCCCGGCCAACATCACCTACCACTGCACCCAGCTCCAGGACGCCGGCCTCCTGGACCGCGAACGGCGCGGCCGCCATGTGGTGCTCCGCCGCACGGAGCGTGGGCATGCGCTCGTGGAACTCCTGTCGGAGTGA
- the tdh gene encoding L-threonine 3-dehydrogenase produces the protein MKALVKQHAEPGLWLMDVPEPETGSGDVLIKVLRTGICGTDLHIRSWDAWAQQAVSTPRVLGHEFVGEVAAVGEDVADIAVGDIVSGEGHLVCGKCRNCLAGRRHLCRSTIGLGVGRDGAFAEYVALPAANVWVHRTEVDLDVAAIFDPFGNAVHTALSFPLVGEDVLITGAGPIGIMAAAVARHAGARNVVITDVSEPRLALARKVGATLALNVAEHDIAEAQRRLGLKEGFDIGLEMSGRPEAMRDMVDNMTHGGRIAMLGLPAQEFAVDWSKIVTSMITIKGIYGREMFETWYAMTVLLEGGLDLSPVITGSYGYQDFGAAFDEAAQGRSGKIILDWTR, from the coding sequence ATGAAGGCCCTTGTCAAGCAGCATGCCGAGCCCGGCCTGTGGCTCATGGACGTACCGGAGCCGGAGACGGGATCCGGCGATGTGCTGATCAAGGTGCTCCGTACGGGCATCTGCGGCACCGATCTGCACATCCGGTCGTGGGACGCCTGGGCCCAGCAAGCGGTGAGCACGCCGCGCGTTCTCGGCCACGAGTTCGTCGGCGAGGTCGCGGCGGTCGGTGAGGACGTCGCGGACATCGCGGTGGGTGACATCGTGAGCGGCGAGGGGCACCTCGTCTGCGGCAAGTGCCGCAACTGTCTCGCGGGCCGCCGTCACCTGTGCCGCAGCACGATCGGCCTCGGGGTCGGCAGGGACGGGGCGTTCGCCGAGTACGTCGCCCTGCCCGCCGCCAATGTGTGGGTCCACCGCACGGAGGTGGACCTGGACGTCGCGGCGATCTTCGACCCCTTCGGTAACGCCGTCCACACCGCGCTCTCCTTCCCGCTCGTGGGCGAGGACGTACTGATCACCGGCGCGGGACCCATCGGCATCATGGCCGCGGCCGTCGCCCGCCACGCCGGCGCACGCAATGTCGTGATCACCGACGTCAGCGAGCCCCGCCTCGCCCTCGCCCGCAAGGTCGGTGCCACCCTCGCGCTCAACGTCGCCGAGCACGACATCGCGGAGGCGCAGCGCCGGCTCGGCCTGAAGGAGGGCTTCGACATCGGTCTCGAGATGTCCGGCCGCCCCGAGGCCATGCGGGACATGGTCGACAACATGACGCACGGCGGTCGTATCGCCATGCTCGGGCTGCCTGCGCAGGAGTTCGCCGTCGACTGGTCGAAGATCGTCACGTCGATGATCACGATCAAGGGCATCTACGGCCGGGAGATGTTCGAGACCTGGTACGCGATGACGGTCCTGCTCGAAGGCGGCCTCGACCTCAGCCCCGTGATCACCGGCAGCTACGGGTATCAGGACTTCGGCGCGGCCTTCGACGAGGCGGCGCAGGGCCGTAGCGGCAAGATCATCCTCGACTGGACCCGCTGA
- a CDS encoding glycine C-acetyltransferase — MFESVRDDLRVTLDEIRDAGLFKPERVISTPQSASVSVPSGEVLNFCANNYLGLADHPQVVASAKEALDRWGYGMASVRFICGTQDVHKELEARLSAFLGQEDTILYSSCFDANGGVFETLLGPEDAVISDALNHASIIDGIRLSKARRHRYANRDMTELEQQLKETQDARRRLIVTDGVFSMDGYVAPLREICDLADRYDAMVMVDDSHAVGFVGPGGRGTPELAGVMDRVDIITGTLGKALGGASGGYVAARAEIVALLRQRSRPYLFSNSLAPVIAAASLTVLDLLESAGDLREKLTANTALFRSKMTEAGFEILPGDHPIAPVMIGDAAEAGRMAELLLERGVYVIGFSYPVVPMGAARIRVQLSAAHSTEDVERAVAAFIDARQALKG, encoded by the coding sequence ATGTTCGAGTCCGTCCGCGACGACCTCCGCGTCACCCTCGACGAGATCCGCGACGCCGGCCTCTTCAAGCCCGAGCGGGTCATCAGCACCCCGCAGAGCGCGTCCGTCTCCGTCCCCTCGGGCGAGGTGCTCAACTTCTGCGCCAACAACTACCTCGGTCTCGCCGACCACCCCCAGGTCGTCGCCTCCGCCAAGGAAGCACTGGACCGCTGGGGCTACGGCATGGCCTCCGTGCGCTTCATCTGCGGCACCCAGGACGTGCACAAGGAGCTCGAGGCCCGCCTGTCCGCGTTCCTCGGCCAGGAGGACACGATCCTCTACTCCTCCTGCTTCGACGCCAACGGCGGCGTGTTCGAGACGCTGCTCGGTCCGGAGGACGCCGTCATCTCGGACGCCCTCAACCACGCGTCCATCATCGACGGCATCCGCCTCTCCAAGGCCCGCCGCCACCGCTACGCCAACCGCGACATGACCGAGCTGGAGCAGCAGCTCAAGGAGACCCAGGACGCCCGTCGTCGGCTCATCGTCACCGACGGCGTGTTCTCCATGGACGGGTACGTGGCCCCGCTGCGCGAGATCTGCGACCTCGCCGACCGCTACGACGCCATGGTCATGGTCGACGACTCGCACGCCGTGGGCTTCGTCGGCCCCGGCGGCCGGGGCACACCGGAGCTGGCCGGCGTGATGGACCGCGTCGACATCATCACCGGCACCCTCGGCAAGGCGCTCGGCGGAGCCTCCGGCGGCTATGTCGCCGCTCGCGCCGAGATCGTCGCCCTGCTGCGCCAGCGCTCCCGCCCGTACCTCTTCTCCAACTCCCTCGCGCCGGTCATCGCCGCCGCTTCGCTCACGGTTCTGGACCTGCTGGAGTCCGCGGGCGACCTGCGCGAGAAGCTCACCGCCAACACCGCGCTGTTCCGGTCGAAGATGACCGAGGCGGGCTTCGAGATCCTGCCCGGCGACCACCCCATCGCGCCCGTCATGATCGGCGACGCCGCCGAGGCCGGCCGCATGGCCGAGCTCCTCCTGGAGCGCGGTGTCTATGTCATCGGCTTCTCGTACCCCGTCGTGCCGATGGGCGCCGCCCGTATCCGCGTCCAGCTGTCCGCCGCGCACTCCACCGAAGACGTCGAGCGGGCCGTCGCGGCGTTCATCGACGCACGCCAGGCGCTGAAGGGCTGA
- a CDS encoding LysR family transcriptional regulator, with protein sequence MIDPRRLRILRAVADHRTVTAAASALYLTPSAVSQQLIALEQETGHALLIRSGKGVRLTAAGEILLAHTHAVLAQLERAEAELAAYAGGAAGEVTVAAFATGIAEVVAPAIGRLAADHAGIRVRVRDAEGDESLPLVLDGEADLAVAVEYRGAPGEGDRRLARVPLYAEPFDAVLRADHPLGTATRVELAELADSDWIGPYPGNPCHDMVLLACELAGFQPRLVHWSDDFRAVVALAGAGAGVALVPRSALRGMELTDTVVLPVSGPAATRRVFAAVRRGAERHPLISPVLDALAAAADGLSTD encoded by the coding sequence GTGATCGACCCTCGGCGGCTGCGCATCCTGCGAGCCGTGGCGGACCACCGTACGGTGACCGCCGCGGCCTCCGCGCTGTATCTGACCCCCTCGGCCGTCTCCCAGCAGCTCATCGCGCTCGAGCAGGAGACCGGTCACGCGCTCCTGATCCGCAGCGGCAAGGGGGTGCGGCTCACGGCCGCCGGGGAGATCCTGCTCGCGCACACCCATGCCGTGCTCGCCCAGCTGGAGCGGGCCGAGGCGGAGCTCGCCGCGTACGCGGGCGGCGCCGCGGGCGAGGTCACGGTCGCCGCCTTCGCGACCGGGATCGCCGAGGTCGTCGCCCCCGCCATAGGCCGTCTCGCCGCGGACCACGCGGGTATCCGGGTCCGTGTCCGGGACGCCGAGGGTGACGAGAGCCTTCCGCTCGTTCTCGACGGCGAGGCGGATCTGGCCGTCGCGGTCGAGTACCGCGGAGCCCCGGGCGAGGGCGACCGCCGGCTGGCACGGGTGCCGCTGTACGCGGAGCCGTTCGACGCGGTCCTGCGCGCCGACCATCCCCTCGGTACGGCGACCCGGGTCGAACTGGCCGAACTCGCCGACAGCGACTGGATCGGCCCCTATCCCGGCAACCCCTGCCACGACATGGTGCTGCTCGCCTGTGAACTGGCCGGCTTCCAGCCCCGTCTTGTGCACTGGTCCGACGACTTCCGCGCCGTCGTGGCCCTCGCCGGAGCGGGCGCCGGAGTGGCGCTGGTGCCCCGCTCCGCGCTGCGCGGCATGGAGCTCACCGACACTGTCGTGCTGCCGGTCTCCGGTCCTGCCGCGACCCGCAGGGTGTTCGCGGCGGTACGGCGGGGAGCGGAGCGGCACCCGCTGATCAGCCCGGTGCTCGATGCGCTCGCCGCCGCTGCGGACGGCCTCTCCACCGACTGA